One Carassius gibelio isolate Cgi1373 ecotype wild population from Czech Republic chromosome A7, carGib1.2-hapl.c, whole genome shotgun sequence DNA window includes the following coding sequences:
- the LOC128017774 gene encoding very-long-chain 3-oxoacyl-CoA reductase-B, producing MMEQLTDALYWIGAVTVAWLSLSTLCCLLNGIRVWIVGNGNLMRASQLGKWAVVTGATDGIGKAYAEELARRGFAIVLISRTQEKLDEVAKAIENKYNVETKTISADFGSVDIYPKIESGLAGLEIGVLVNNVGVSYSYPEFFLNIPNIDNFINNMININITSVCQMTRLVLPRMVDRSKGVILNVASASGMYPFPLLTLYSSSKAFVDFFSRGLAAEYKSKGIIIQSVLPFYVTTKLSKIRRPTLDIPSPERYVKAQLCTVGLQTQSNGYFPHAILGWVTTALLPAKLLNKYVLSMGLSQRARYLKKQKQG from the exons ATGATGGAGCAGCTGACAGATGCACTGTACTGGATCGGTGCTGTCACTGTGGCCTGGCTGTCGCTGAGCACGCTGTGCTGTCTGCTCAACGGGATTCGCGTGTGGATTGTGGGCAATGGGAATTTGATGAGGGCGTCCCAGCTCGGGAAATGGGCAG TTGTGACTGGGGCTACCGATGGAATTGGAAAAGCCTATGCGGAGGAG CTTGCTCGACGAGGCTTTGCTATCGTTCTCATCAGCCGTACTCAAGAGAAGCTGGATGAAGTGGCCAAAGCTATTG AGAACAAGTATAATGTAGAGACCAAAACCATTTCTGCTGACTTTGGATCTGTGGACATCTACCCGAAGATTGAGTCTGGACTGGCCGGACTGGAAATAGGAGTATTAG TTAACAATGTTGGAGTATCTTATTCCTACCCAGAGTTCTTCCTCAACATTCCTAATATTGACAAT TTCATCAACAACATGATCAACATCAACATTACATCAGTTTGTCAG ATGACTCGATTGGTACTGCCCAGGATGGTAGATAG GTCTAAAGGAGTGATCTTGAATGTTGCTTCAGCGAGTGGCATGTACCCATTTCCTCTCCTCACCCTCTATTCTTCCTCGAAG GCCTTTGTGGACTTCTTCTCCCGTGGTCTTGCTGCTGAATACAAAAGCAAAGGGATTATTATACAG AGTGTGCTGCCGTTTTATGTGACGACCAAACTGAGCAAAATCAGGAGGCCCACTCTTGACATCCCCTCTCCGGAACGCTATGTTAAAGCCCAGCTGTGCACTGTAGGGCTGCAGACTCAGTCGAATGGTTACTTCCCTCATGCCATCCTG GGTTGGGTGACAACTGCTCTGCTTCCTGCAAAACTGCTCAACAAGTATGTGTTGAGCATGGGGTTGTCCCAGCGTGCACGCTATCTGAAGAAACAGAAGCAAGGTTAG